Proteins encoded in a region of the Ornithodoros turicata isolate Travis chromosome 3, ASM3712646v1, whole genome shotgun sequence genome:
- the LOC135388971 gene encoding putative elongator complex protein 1, with product MRNLRLYNLKKAELEALENANKICTDAESGQVFICAGNKIASMNSTCEVNLSTVARIEASDAEIVSCTYLPEFQGVCVATKIGDVLLFNIDSEEADMLGSVSGGILAMQWSPDHEVVAIISGEENLLLMTKEFDPVSERSIHPEEFGERAPVTAGWGSKATQFHGSEGKQAAKVEIKAPGPASEWDDGLPRISWRGDGQYFVTSCIDRVGGHRKLRVWNRQGNLQFTGEGVDGLEQALSWKPSGSLIASSQRLPNKHQVVFFEKNGLRHGEFTLPFGPKDFEAKELSWSNDSAALAVIGCTLNASDDSLQKDIILIYTVNNYHWYLKQTLKFDPSTHGRVVACLWDDDEALCLHVLCMKGRYFRYAWRWVTDGSVQSYHESCAVVSVIDGDDVLSTPFKTMVVPPPMCSYKLHCYTQVNHLAFSSGSNCNDSFAVLEDGSIVFVLANAGEFVKTEENKKCEVQVEGATNGFRLSAAIPEVFGPYRIAWGDIEERIPCNPLSLYHWTWVSQNCLLAVGHIDDIVTLLRVDVIHSGHETLLRGSVLTYLDDTVRTLSLGEDRTFACIQFANGTCGRVSFEDGSVLLWLAGDELLLQFPRPCHSVVVCKVLGGTHLLGLSDRFQLFVDDYVVCENCTSFLVHGKFLLLTTHTHTLRCLLLDFDIAQVLEGRNLHAAEDAPRQLERGSLLVTSVVADGRVVLQMPRGNLETIYPRPLMLDAICEYLDSFQYGKAFELMKVHRINLNFLCDHDTQAFLSNLKEFVLQVRKPANINLFLTELSNDDVCSMMYTAAYRSRSRKILKYDRPKTDVVCDSICKILEELDRDKYFLSILTCHAKKVEPELDIALLKIKALKDATGTSKVTADDALKYLLYLVDTSDLFNVALGTYNFDLVLMVAEKSQKDPKEYVPFLNELNQLETNYQHYKIDMHLGRYEKALKNISICGPSHFDECISLIKSQRLYTKALHLFQEGSDEYKAVWEAYGDYLFQKKHFEESGIVFQRSGKLEKALTSFELALNWSLVLTIACQLGYEDDKLRGVAKRVADALMLSRRHREAALIYEEFLNDREEVIRILAEAHLWDEALSKIHSYKKSELLDRVWKPAVKNEHVNMTETIDTLFETWQKHCNRLTVVRELKMSCDQGPEDDTDDGAYSDVASLSSRPATERSIKSATVLTGSIATMRTARNKKKQERKKYTLKEGSRFEDLALVVALAEAVSSADKLQEDCGSLLKALAIAGYDSEAKDLQQKFSALLASIGKNIPEVWPPESAAETSLPLGPHSSSSIIVEAIQKRDVFEHAISDPSLRKPPALRTFINWKLNMLE from the exons atgaGGAATCTACGGTTATACAACTTAAAAAAGGCGGAACTCGAAGCCCTGGAAAATGCGAACAAGATCTGTACGGACGCCGAGTCCGGCCAAGTATTCATATGTGCTGGGAATAAAATTGCTTCCATGAACAGCACCTGCGAA GTGAACCTGTCTACAGTCGCAAGAATAGAGGCATCTGATGCGGAGATAGTCAGCTGTACATATTTACCCGAATTCCAAGGAGTTTGTGTTGCAACGAAAATCGGAGATGTCTTGCTTTTTAATATTGATTCAGAGGAG GCTGACATGTTAGGTTCGGTGTCCGGTGGGATATTGGCTATGCAATGGAGTCCAGACCACGAAGTGGTGGCTATCATATCAG GTGAAGAGAATCTGCTGCTAATGACCAAGGAATTTGACCCTGTGTCAGAGCGAAGCATCCACCCCGAGGAATTCGGTGAAC GTGCTCCAGTGACTGCTGGATGGGGGTCAAAAGCAACACAGTTTCATGGGTCAGAAGGAAAACAAGCAGCAAAAGTTGAAATCAAG GCTCCAGGCCCAGCTTCTGAGTGGGACGATGGACTCCCCAGGATTTCCTGGAGAGGCGACGGTCAATACTTTGTGACATCTTGCATCGACAGAGTTGGAG GGCATAGAAAATTAAGGGTTTGGAATAGACAAGGAAACCTGCAATTTACTGGAGAAGGTGTTGATGGACTCGAGCAAGCATTAAGCTGGAA GCCCTCGGGAAGTTTGATTGCATCTAGTCAGCGACTTCCCAACAAGCACCAGGTTGTTTTCTTTGAGAAAAATGGATTGCGGCATGGAGAATTCACACTTCCTTTTGGACCCAAGGACTTTGAG GCAAAGGAACTCTCCTGGAGTAACGATTCAGCTGCCCTGGCTGTGATTGGCTGCACACTGAATGCCAGTGACGACAGCCTCCAGAAAGATATCA TTTTGATCTACACAGTTAACAACTACCACTGGTACCTGAAGCAGACACTCAAATTTGACCCCTCGACTCATGGCAGGGTGGTCGCGTGCCTTTGGGATGATGACGAAGcgctttgtttacatgttctGTGCATGAAAGGTCGTTATTTTCGTTATGCCTGGCGGTGGGTCACTGATGGCAGCGTGCAGAGTTACCACGAAAGTTGTGCCGTGGTTTCCGTCATCGATGGAG ATGATGTTTTGTCAACCCCATTCAAGACGATGGTTGTGCCTCCACCCATGTGTTCATATAAGCTACATTGCTACACCCAAGTCAATCATCTGGCTTTCAGTTCGGGTTCCAATTGTAATGACAGCTTTGCAGTTTTGGAAGATGGCAGTATTGTCTTTGTACTGGCAAATGCTG GTGAATTTGTAAAGACTGAAGAGAATAAAAAGTGCGAAGTCCAAGTCGAAGGGGCCACCAATGGTTTTCGACTGAGTGCAGCAATACCGGAAGTGTTTGGGCCCTACAG GATAGCGTGGGGAGATATTGAAGAGAGGATACCCTGCAATCCCCTCTCTCTCTATCATTGGACGTGGGTTTCCCAGAACTGCCTCCTTGCTGTCGGCCACATCGATGACATTGTCACTCTGCTCAGGGTCGATGTTATTCATAGTGGGCACGAAACATTACTTCGGGGAAG TGTGCTAACCTATCTGGACGACACTGTTCGCACACTATCTCTTGGTGAAGATAGGACGTTTGCCTGCATTCAGTTCGCTAATGGGACCTGCGGCAGAGTGTCATTCGAAG ATGGATCAGTCTTGCTCTGGCTTGCGGGTGACGAACTGTTGTTGCAGTTCCCAAGGCCTTGTCACAgtgttgtcgtctgcaaagtccTTGGTGGG ACGCACCTCTTGGGACTGTCGGACAGATTTCAGCTCTTCGTCGATGACTACGTTGTGTGTGAGAATTGCACTTCTTTCCTCGTTCACGGGAAGTTTCTGCTTCTAacgacacacacgcacacgctgAGATGCCTGTTGCTGGATTTCGATATAGCAC aggtcCTGGAAGGAAGGAACCTGCATGCAGCAGAAGATGCACCAAGACAGCTGGAACGAGGTTCATTACTAGTGACAAGTGTCGTTGCAGACGGACGCGTAGTGTTGCAGATGCCACGGGGAAACTTGGAGACAATCTATCCGCGGCCTTTGATGTTGGATGCAATATGTGAATATTTAGACAG CTTCCAGTATGGTAAAGCATTTGAGCTGATGAAGGTCCACCGCATCAACCTCAACTTTCTTTGTGACCACGATACTCAG GCATTTTTAAGCAACTTGAAAGAATTTGTTCTACAAGTACGAAAGCCAGCAAACATCAACTTGTTCCTGACGGAACTTTC GAATGATGACGTCTGCTCCATGATGTACACTGCTGCATACCGCTCGAGGAGTCGAAAAATATTAAAGTACGATCGGCCCAAAACAGATGTTGTGTGTGACTCTATCTGCAAAATTCTCGAAGAATTGGACAGAGACAA GTACTTTTTGTCTATCTTGACTTGCCATGCCAAAAAGGTGGAACCAGAGTTGGACATAGCACTATTAAAAATCAAAGCATTAAAAG ATGCGACAGGAACAAGTAAGGTTACCGCGGACGATGCATTGAAGTATTTGCTGTACTTAGTGGATACGTCCGACCTCTTCAACGTTGCACTAGGCACATATAATTTCGACTTGGTTCTAATGGTTGCTGAAAAGTCACAGAAA GACCCAAAGGAGTATGTTCCATTCTTGAACGAGCTCAACCAGCTTGAGACAAACTACCAGCATTACAAAATTGACATGCATCTTGGAAGATATGAAAAAGCACTCAAGAATATTAGCATCTGTG GGCCCTCACACTTCGATGAATGCATTTCTCTGATCAAGTCTCAACGGCTTTACACGAAAGCACTTCACCTGTTCCAAGAAGGTTCAGATGAGTACAAA GCAGTGTGGGAAGCATATGGAGATTACCTCTTTCAAAAGAAACATTTTGAAGAATCTGGGATAGTGTTTCAGCGGAGCGGGAAACTCGAAAAGGCACTGACCTCCTTTGAGCTTGCTCTTAATTGGAGTTTGGTGCTGACGATAGCCTGTCAGCTTGGATATGAAGACGACAAGCTGCGTGGTGTTGCCAAGAGGGTTGCAG ATGCCTTGatgcttagcagacgacacagagaaGCCGCTCTCATCTATGAAGAGTTTCTCAAT GACAGGGAAGAAGTTATAAGGATCCTAGCAGAAGCACACTTGTGGGATGAAGCTCTCAGTAAG ATTCACTCTTACAAGAAATCGGAGCTGCTGGATCGCGTTTGGAAACCGGCAGTTAAGAACGAACACGTGAACATGACTGAGACAATCGACACCTTGTTCGAGACTTGGCAAAAGCATTGCAATCGACTGACTGTCGTGCGCGAACTCAAGATGAGCTGCGACCAGG GCCCAGAGGATGACACTGATGATGGAGCGTATTCGGATGTTGCCAGTTTAAGCTCTAGACCAGCAACTGAGAGATCCATCAAGTCTGCCACTGTGTTGACAGG GTCCATTGCCACAATGAGAACAGCAAGGAACAAAAAGAAGCAAGAACGCAAGAAGTACACCCTGAAAGAAGGCTCCCGATTTGAGGACCTTGCACTTGTCGTTGCCTTAGCAGAAGCTGTCTCTTCTGCTGACAAACTCCAAG AGGACTGCGGGTCACTCCTCAAGGCGTTAGCCATTGCAGGGTACGACAGCGAAGCGAAAGACCTCCAGCAGAAATTTTCGGCACTTCTAGCATCCATAGGAAAGAACATTCCTGAAGTCTGGCCTCCAGAAAGTGCAGCAGAGACCTCACTG CCTCTGGGACCACATTCCTCATCCAGCATAATTGTGGAAGCCATTCAGAAGAGAGATGTTTTTGAACATGCCATTTCAG
- the LOC135388974 gene encoding histone deacetylase 6-like → MGTYRTCYVTDERMLEHWNDLKRWMPERPDRLRVAHQLLKSKGLLDRCLILKPRSARDEEIGLVHTEKHIETIRAIENMSLEEMTRIYEAIVPGTIIGPETNKCARLAAGCLLETVDAVITGLCRNGVALIRPPGHHSGPETVSGYCIFNNAAIAAEYALREHGLKRVLIFDWDVHHGNGTQEIFYNDNRVLYISLHRYSLKIFPFSEIADAPNIGEGPGKGYNINIPWRKPAMKDADYLAAMYQLLLPVASEFNPELVIISAGFDSAVGDFLGDCCVTPSCYGLMTSLLSNLAHGNVIVQLEGGYNVDQVAECLASCTSVLLGDACAPVTDLTPSKSALASIEKVKEAIQPYWACLTPEDTPIIVEPTNRIEKWQLPLQNCPHACSSVSALPPEGLKDRLDKAQGALQWLCLHCFELLSDERGDHMKQERHLTAINIKEMTVWCQGCQWIITHEALVPALAEVRRWQLGRV, encoded by the exons ATGGGTACTTACCGGACATGCTACGTAACCGACGAACGTATGTTGGAGCACTGGAATGATTTGAAGAG ATGGATGCCCGAAAGACCGGATCGGCTCCGTGTGGCCCATCAACTCCTCAAGTCTAAAGGGCTCCTGGACAGGTGTCTCATTTTGAAG CCACGGTCTGCGAGGGACGAGGAGATAGGACTTGTTCACAC ggAGAAGCACATTGAGACCATCCGAGCGATCGAGAATATGTCATTAGAAGAGATGACGCGAATATATGAAGCTATCGTCCCTGGGACAATCATTGGTCCG GAGACAAACAAATGTGCCCGCCTGGCTGCAGGCTGCCTGCTGGAGACCGTCGACGCTGTGATTACGGGGCTG TGCAGGAACGGGGTAGCGCTGATCAGGCCTCCGGGACATCATTCAGGACCGGAGACAGTGTCCGGCTATTGCATCTTCAACAACGCAGCGATAGCGGCTGAGTATGCCTTGCGGGAACATGGACTTAAGAG AGTACTGATCTTCGACTGGGACGTCCACCACGGCAACGGCACGCAAGAGATCTTCTACAACGACAACAG GGTGTTATATATTTCCTTGCATCGATACTCACTGAAGATATTTCCTTTCTCCGAAATTGCCGATGCACCTAATATCGGGGAAGGACCAGGAAAGGGATACAACATCAACATTCCTTGGCGAAAG CCTGCTATGAAGGATGCTGACTACTTGGCAGCCATGTATCAACTCCTGCTACCTGTTGCGTCAGAG TTCAACCCGGAACTGGTGATAATCTCTGCAGGCTTTGACTCGGCAGTTGGGGATTTTTTG GGGGACTGTTGCGTGACGCCTTCCTGCTACGGACTGATGACGTCACTGCTGAGTAACCTAGCGCACGGAAACGTTATTGTGCAGCTGGAG GGTGGTTACAACGTCGACCAGGTTGCCGAGTGCCTCGCTTCTTGCACTTCTGTTTTGCTGGGTGACGCCTGCGCACCTGTGACGGACCTGACACCGTCGAAAAG TGCATTGGCGTCCATCGAGAAGGTAAAGGAAGCGATTCAACCTTACTGGGCGTGTCTTACTCCAGAAG ATACGCCAATCATTGTGGAGCCAACCAACAGAATCGAAAAG TGGCAGTTGCCCCTACAGAACTGTCCTCATGCGTGCAGCAGCGTCAGTGCTCTTCCTCCTGAGGGACTGAAAGATCGGTTAGACAAAGCACAAGGTGCCTTGCAGTGGTTGTGTCTTCACTGCTTCGAG TTACTGTCTGATGAAAGGGGTGACCACATGAAGCAAGAAAGACACTTGACCGCCATCAACATAAAGGAGATGACAGTCTGGTGCCAAGGGTGTCAGTGGATAATTACGCACGAG